The DNA sequence CAAGAATATAAAGTCTCCAAAAATGCTAAACGTCTGGATTTTCTTCGCCACCTCTGGAATGTGAGAGTAACAACGATGATGTCACAGGAAAGGTTAAAGGCACTTTCAGGGCAACTCAGGCTTTTACTCCCCGCGGTACACGACGATGTTGTTATCTGTCTCGTAAATCTTGATCTCGTAGAGCAGGTTTGGGGGAACGGCCTTCACCATGTTGTCCCAAATGAAAACCGCCACGTTCTCGGTGGTGCTGgagagcagaagaagaagaagctcaGCCGAGTGAAAATATCCAGTTCATAAAATGAAGATCACCAAATCAGCCCAGAAAGCTACACACCTGGCAACATTGGCAAAGTACGGGACGTCCTTGTCCAGATTTTTATGGTCCATCGGCACCATGATGATTTcctgtcggggggggggggggcatcacgaGTTGAatttttctggactataagtatTTTCTGTattccatattttctggactataagccgctacttttttcataggttttcaaccatgcggcttatacaaaggtggatttttcttccaccgctcggggcgctataactggaattagaatcaaaactaaagccgggcatacactgtgcgattatcggctcgttttgagccgattttccagtcgtgcgacttttttttgatcgggcccgattttgacccaatcgttgctcgtgcctcgtgcagtgtacgtggggtaacgacgagagattaacacctcacgacgagctcccgatcacaaatcgtgaggtcgcaagaaaatcaagcatgtttgaaatcctgatcgctcctcgtgaaggcatcgcacagttgaagcagtgctgcgacccgatttgcctcatcctttcgcagagagcatgcgcaatctctgatgtcacctcaaaaactattatttgtagtttaagtgttgcaaattcacattacaaatcatgttttaatagcaaaaaaagaccgcatttccacgtacggtgcgggtcgccgcgtaccctgcgccgtaggctctgcgttggtgtaacgcggaaccataaatcagccttcagtgtgtgcgctgtctgctgtaggCCGTCAGGTCACCCACCTTTTCGTTTCATCTCGTTCCCACCTCCTGCGTGTAAattcttttcactttaaaaaaaatagctatTTATGTTAAGCATAGGATAAAAGTTTGAACTCAGATTTTTGGGAAGTATTTTCAAGATCGTTATTTTAATAGCGGGACTATTTCCAGCGGCGCCTGTGTCGAGGAGCGCTTCGGACGCGTCACGTGATCGCGCTGGACCAATAACAGCGGCCcctgatgtaaacaaacctgacGTCATACAATGTTGGCGCAACCTCGTCTTcccaaatatgtagaaaaatacaatatataatatatgaatataaagtgcacaaaaatgactaaaacagtgttatatgatgccacaatgaagatgaattataaactaaagtgaaataataaaaatcgcccataatgtgatttcgtttttatcattgtgctgtactgttcggaacaactcttttttctccgtttcattttgctgggacgtcgggttcctccgcgAGACACatcttttgcggtatgcgttcattgttgtttctaaaaatgatgcgcagtgacCACCCAATCaggaacggtacagatattttgggattttttaaatatatatatataaaaaaataaaattataaaaaaataaaggatcccataacctttgatcgggtgggcagtaCACACGTTTGgccccaaaaccagcctcgagttccagtaacagaggtccgacgggaggattatgatcgtatagtgtgagcagacaggtcgcatccgagcatcggctcgtacagtgtgagaacataaatcgtgggctctgaacttttgaactccgcgatctagtcgtgcagtgtgagatggggcagtctcatacgattcaaaatatcgcacagtgtatgcccggcttaagacaaaataaatgcaaagaagaatacgctacttcttctttagcagatagaagtaggtagaagcagatttcaaacagataaatggataaataaatactggttattttctcttggttgtgtcccgttttaatcagcaaagttgctgccgtgttaaaagacactgttaggaaagatctatttaggtacaaacatatacatcatttacagttcaaatatctgcggcttgcatatcttcttttttttttttttttttaaataaagcggatgcagcttgtatgcaggtgcggcttgtatatcttttttaaattattttttaaaaaatagagcggatgcggcttatagtccagaaaatatggtagtcAAGTTTCAGCCAACATTAGGTCCTCCGTGCTCGAGCAGGACATGAATGTGACCCGGTGTCACGCTTATATTTTCCCAAACAATCTTCAGCTTTGTTCGTAACTTTAAAACTGCTATACTACATAATGTGGcttttatcttttcttcttcaaaTTTGATCCAAAAGCCCTTTTTTGTTACAGAAAGGATACAAATGATGTTTCATACAACAGTGTACATGATTAATAGCTTTTCCCCAGACATGATCACAGTGATAAATCCCATCCAATTTAGGACAAAACACACACTTCCTCTAAAACACAATCCAGATCAAACATAAGCTCCAAACTAAAACATGacagataataaaatataaatagccGAATTTACATTAAAAGCAACCTGTTTAGCAATACTcgctctgaccacatgggggcataaAGCTCAGCGTACACATGAGTTGACTAAAGAGAACTGTGGTAATGACTGGCGACGGTCCGGCACGTCCTGAGATACaggttgcttttttttaaatttaaactaGATGTGCACTTTGTTGCATCTTAGACAACAACGGTTGCTGTgtactgcccccatgtggtctgGAGTTGCATCGCTACACAGAATTGCTCTGGgaaaaatacataattaaatCTAAGGTTGGTTTAGGTTGTCTTGTAAAATCTAAACCAGGAATATTTCCTTTCTAGACAGTAATGTTTATATCTGTTTCATCCATTAACAAAAAGATAGCTGGGCTGAGACAGTCTTACCTCAATACACTTCTTTAGGTCAGTCAGGTTCATGACCATGCCAGTGACACGATCGATCTGCAAACAGGATAGGCTACAGGTTTAAAGTGTTCCTGATAAGATCAGCTCATCGCTGGCTTGGTTTTCTGGGTCCTGAATTCATCATTAAAGTGTCTGATACTCACCTTTCCACGCACAGTCACCTCCACTGTGGAGCAACAGAGAAAGCCCCAACTGATCATGACAGccacacatttgtttttcatattaatAATGGATTATATAACAGAAGGTGCATGAGGGAGcagtaaaaaaactaaaacctttGTAGTTGTGTCCATGCCCGTTGGGGTTGTTGCACTTTCCATAGACCTTTTTATTCTCCTCATCGCTCAGGTGGATGCTGATCAGATGGAAATacacaacaaataaaaaatctgctGTGTTTTGAGGCTTCACTGCCAAGATGAAAGTTTCTGATCTGTGATTTTAAATCCAGCATGTCAAACAAGGTGAAGGGAGACCAGGGTTATTGACACATGCTGCCTTCAGGTACATCTCACACACTACAACATCTCAGGTTTGTAAATgattaacacatttttttttttgaaaattataCAAATAAATGGTAATATTCTACTAACAAGTGTTCTTTTATGCCTGTTGAAGTTAAATATTTAATAATGAAGTGATAATTCGTACAAAATAGTGACGAATGTAATGACAATTAAACTCCAGAGATTTGCAGGCTATTAAATCAAACATGCAAATAAATTAAAGTTCAAAAAAGTGCttgtaatgaagaaaaaaaaaacactggataCCAATGACAGAGAATAAATACTTTTCTTCCCTATTTTCCAAGCCATTAAAAGAAGTATTACTTTTTACGAATGTACTTGAAGGCCTCTTCAGCGTCGACACGCTgcgaaaaaacacaacaaaaagtcCCGAAAAAAAACGCGGAAGCCACATGTGTAATCATGAACGTAATACATATTATCTGTAAACTATGCACAAATGTAACGTCCATCTCTCCACTTGCCCTCATCACTGTTTACATCGCCTTTTCTGCCGACCCGTCATGCTTCAGCCAAACGCAAATCCCGGTTCAAAATACAACCATTTTCAGATGATCCACTCCATCAACACGAAAAAGGACGCCGACACAATGTTTTGTGTAAACCTCACAACTCCGTGTGATGGTTGGTTTCATTCGGCATACATTAGAGACACAAATGTGCCGTAAGAAGTCTTGTTTTTGCCAAAGAGCAGT is a window from the Cololabis saira isolate AMF1-May2022 chromosome 19, fColSai1.1, whole genome shotgun sequence genome containing:
- the pts gene encoding 6-pyruvoyl tetrahydrobiopterin synthase codes for the protein MTDLSRVNEAERICFITRVQSFSACHRLHSIHLSDEENKKVYGKCNNPNGHGHNYKVEVTVRGKIDRVTGMVMNLTDLKKCIEEIIMVPMDHKNLDKDVPYFANVASTTENVAVFIWDNMVKAVPPNLLYEIKIYETDNNIVVYRGE